Proteins from one Anopheles nili chromosome 2, idAnoNiliSN_F5_01, whole genome shotgun sequence genomic window:
- the LOC128720525 gene encoding queuine tRNA-ribosyltransferase catalytic subunit, which translates to MFTSRAIKKVAARLHAPGRYFVIRETATKSTMKPETIPSESNDTTDASSSPPLQYRVTARCSVTKARVGVMSVQHADVDTPVFMPVGTQGTLKGVLPEQLLALDCRIMLGNTYHLGMRPGTDVLEKAGGLHRFMGWPRALLTDSGGFQMVSLLQLAEITEQGVRFESPYDGSECMLTPERSMEIQNAIGADIMMQLDDVVKTTTTGPRVEEAMHRTIRWLDRSIAAYGRDNDQSIFPIVQGGLQPDLRRVCAAELTKRNTRGFAVGGLSGGESKDEFWRTVHLCTDLLPEDKPRYLMGVGFAADLVVCVALGIDMFDCVFPTRTARFGCALTRAGQINLKQRTFAQDLRPIDEDCDCSTCRTYTRAYLHHIVTVEPVACSIVSVHNVAFQLRLMGDMREAIREDRFPEFVKSYIATRYPNDTVPQWIRDALAAVNVIL; encoded by the coding sequence ATGTTTACATCGCGAGCAATTAAAAAAGTCGCCGCAAGGCTACACGCGCCTGGACGTTATTTTGTTATTCGTGAGACtgcaacaaaatcaacaatgAAGCCAGAAACAATACCCAGTGAATCCAACGACACCACGGACGCCTCGTCATCACCACCGCTGCAGTACCGCGTGACCGCAAGGTGCAGCGTGACGAAGGCCCGCGTCGGTGTCATGAGTGTGCAGCATGCAGACGTCGACACACCGGTTTTTATGCCGGTCGGTACGCAGGGCACGTTGAAGGGCGTGCTCCCAGAACAGCTGCTCGCTTTGGATTGCCGAATTATGCTCGGTAATACATATCATCTCGGAATGCGTCCCGGAACCGATGTGCTGGAAAAGGCaggcggtcttcatcgattcATGGGTTGGCCGAGAGCGCTGCTGACCGATTCCGGTGGTTTCCAGATGGTGTCGCTACTGCAACTGGCCGAGATAACCGAGCAGGGCGTGCGCTTCGAGAGTCCTTACGATGGAAGCGAGTGCATGCTGACACCAGAACGCAGCATGGAGATACAGAACGCCATCGGGGCGGACATCATgatgcagctggacgatgtgGTCAAAACTACAACGACGGGACCTAGAGTTGAAGAAGCGATGCACCGCACGATTCGCTGGCTTGATCGTAGCATTGCCGCCTACGGACGAGACAATGATCAAAGTATCTTCCCGATCGTACAAGGTGGCTTACAGCCAGATTTGAGGAGAGTTTGTGCAGCCGAATTGACTAAACGCAATACACGAGGATTCGCCGTTGGTGGCCTCAGCGGTGGTGAGAGTAAGGATGAGTTCTGGCGCACGGTACATCTCTGTACCGATCTGTTGCCAGAGGATAAACCGCGATACTTGATGGGAGTCGGATTTGCCGCGGATCTCGTGGTTTGCGTTGCACTTGGCATCGATATGTTCGATTGTGTGTTCCCGACGAGAACGGCCCGTTTCGGATGTGCCCTGACACGGGCAGGGCAGATTAACCTGAAGCAACGCACATTTGCTCAAGATTTGCGACCGATAGATGAGGATTGCGATTGTTCGACGTGTCGAACATATACCCGAGCCTATTTGCATCACATCGTTACCGTTGAGCCAGTGGCCTGTAGCATCGTCAGCGTACATAATGTAGCCTTCCAACTGAGACTGATGGGCGATATGCGCGAAGCCATCCGAGAAGATCGGTTTCCAGAATTTGTAAAATCTTACATAGCCACTCGTTACCCTAATGACACCGTCCCGCAGTGGATTCGGGATGCTTTGGCTGCCGTTAACGTGATTCTCTAG
- the LOC128731983 gene encoding coiled-coil domain-containing protein 25, which translates to MVFYFSSNVVQPPVTLFMGLDKYENEDLIKWGWPEDVWFHVDKVSSAHVYLRLEAGQTLDDIPTAVLEDACQLVKANSINGNKMNNVDIVYTMWDNLKKTPAMEVGQVSFHRDKEVRKFRVEKRSNEIVNRLNKTKREESVDFRAEREKRDASERADKKRVAREQREQEKEDQKRRQEEAELRSYNSLMKSENMTTNYDAGNDSDEFM; encoded by the exons ATGGTATTTTACTTCAGCAGCAATGTTGTTCAGCCACCGGTGACGCTGTTCATGGGATTGGATAAGTATGAAA ATGAAGACCTAATCAAATGGGGCTGGCCAGAAGATGTGTGGTTTCACGTGGACAAAGTGTCATCGGCGCACGTGTACCTGCGGCTTGAAGCGGGTCAAACGCTGGACGATATACCAACAGCCGTTCTTGAAGACGCTTGCCAGCTAGTTAAGGCGAATAGCATCAACGGCAATAAGATGAACAATGTTGACATTGTGTACACGATGTGGGACAATCTGAAGAAAACACCCGCGATGGAGGTCGGTCAAGTATCGTTCCATCGCGACAAAGAGGTCCGCAAGTTTCGCGTTGAAAAACGCAGCAATGAAATCGTAAATCGgcttaacaaaacaaaacgcgaaGAGTCAGTAGATTTTCGAGCGGAGCGAGAGAAACGGGACGCATCCGAGCGTGCAGATAAGAAGCGTGTTGCGAGGGAACAACGTGAACAGGAGAAAGAAGATCAGAAGCGGCGCCAGGAAGAGGCCGAACTGCGAAGCTACAACTCGCTGATGAAATCGGAAAACATGACTACTAACTATGACGCCGGTAATGATTCGGATGAGTTCATGTAG